The genomic DNA GGATCCAAGGTGCTGGTGTCTCACCCTGCCTGGAGCCTGAGGTCCCGTGTGCCCATCTGCCTCCCGACGTCACCAATGCGACCATGGGAACTGGCAGTGAATAGGCGGCCACCCTCTGCCCCTTTTAACCAGCGCCGTATCTCGGGGGGACCCTGCAGCAGCCCCGACCACCTCCGGCGAAGGTACGGGGCGCAGGGCGGCGCGGAGCCCTGTCACCCATGGTgtgtggggacacggggccaGTTCCATGGTCCTGCTGGGGCAAGGTGCCAGCTCCCAGGAGGCTCGGGGGGAGATTGCAGCAGGGAATCGTGTCCACCCGGCCCAGCCAATgggtccctggggagcaggggccCCTTTTGTGCTTGGGGGGACATGCAGgatgtgcagaggagctggttCTGGAGCTGCCCAGCCAGACAAGGAGCCTGACCTGGCACGATGCCCTGAGCATCTCACCTTGGGAGCCGGGCTGGCAGTGTCCCACCTGCAGCCACCCTGCTCAGGGCTGCGGTGCCCCTGGCCTGGGGGGTCACTCCTGCTCTGTTTCTCTCCTGCGgtggccctgcagcccccctgccaGGCGTCAGTGGGGACGACACGACCGACCTCTGGCAACCCCCCTGGGCCAGGATGAGCCCCAGCTGCACCCTGCCTTCCCCCAGCAGCCGCACATCCCTGTAGATGAGCCCCGCGTCTACGCTCTCCCCAGCACGCTGCCACGAATGCTTCACCCAGCCGCTCACCCCCCCCACCAGAACCCATTCATGGTGGATCTGCATGACCAGGTAGGTGCTGCAGCTCCCCTCCCCTGTCCTAAGGGTTGACTCTGGTGGTTCTGGGCTagtgtccagggaagtggtccCAGgatgtgtccgtgtgtcccctcTGGCTGGTCACTTGCTGCCGAGAGCAGACAGCCCTGAGCCTACTGGTGCTCTTGTCCTCTGAGCACTTAAATCCTGGGGTCCCCCTGCCATCTTGGATGGTCCCCTCGTAGGGTTGTTCATGTCACAGCTGCCAGGCATTGTCTGCGGTGGTGGTGCTGGGTTGGTGGCTGTGCCAGCCTGTCTGCGGAGCAAAGAGGGCTCCAAACCCACCTCAACCCCAAGCCTACACTCAGCCCCAATCCTCCGGCCACACCAGTGGGATGGAGGTGCTGGGTGGTTGTGTCCCAGCATTGGGTGCTCAGTGACCTGCTGCGTCCCTGCCCGGAGGGGGACAGCTCAGCCGGGGCTGAACTCTGACTGTGCCCTCGGGTCCTCGTCCTCAGGTGCACCAGGGAGCCGTCCCTCTCTCCTACACGGTTACCACTGTCACAACGCAAGGCTTCCCCATCCACGCCGGCCAGCACATCCCTgggtgcagcacccagcagctcccagcatgCTCAGTGATGTTCAGTGGACAGCACTACCCGCTCTGCTGCCTCCCGCCCCCGGTGAGTCATgggggggacacctggggacagccTGGGCTGTGGGTACCCAAGCCCACTGGGAGTGCAAATTTCTGGGGGCATGGGGGCTGTTAGaggccctggggagggggcaggtgTGCACCCATGCCCATGGTGGGTGTCTGAcccctgtttttctctctctgccccacagctgATCCAGGCATGCGCCATGCAACAGCTCCCCGTCTCCTACCAGACGTTCCCCCCCATCATCTCCAGCGACCATTACATCCTGCACCCACCCCCACCGCCAGTGCCCCCCCACCAGCCACCCCACATGGCCCCTCTGGGGCAGTTCCTACCTCTTCAAGCCCAGCACCCGCGCATGGTGAGTCAGGGCAGGGGCACAGGCTGGGGATACGGTGCACCCTGAGGCCCCAACAAAGACCATCTTGAGGTCTTATCCCTCTGCAGCCCCCATGGGTGTGAGCTGGGGGCGGTGAGTGGGACGCCCAGGTTACCTCTGTCCTGCTAGCACTGGGGTGGTGTAATTTCGGCCCTTTCCTCCCAGCCTAACTGTTTTCCCCACAGCCTCTGCAGAGGATAGACAATGACGTGGACCTGCGAGGGGAGCAGCACCCCATCGCGGGCTTCACTTACCCCCCATCCCACCACACTCCCACACTGTCCCCCTCCGTACCGCTGCATTACCTCCCCCACGACCCGCTTCACCAAGAACTGCCATTCGGCGTGGTGAGTCCCGGTCTCGtggaggggtggggggatgcCGTGGGGGGATGCCGTGGGGCTGGCCTGGCTCTGAGCTCCCCATCTCTCCTTGCAGCCATACCCCCACATGATGCCCCGGCGGCTGAACACCCAGCGGTACCGGCTGCAGCAGGCGCTgccccccccgccaccccctCCGCCGCCCCCCCCGTACTACCCGAGCTTCCTGCCCTATTTCCTGTGAGTACCAGGGAGATGCAGTGGGACATTTGGGGCAGGGGTGGCACCGCGGATGGGAGGcacagcactggcacaggcagctctgccccctGGGGGTGCCAGGGCAAAGGTTGGGGTTTGCAGCCCCACGCTGACTGCCCcatccttcctccccccagATCTATGCTTCCTGTGTCGCCGACGGCCGTGGGGCCGACGATCAGCCTAGACCTGGACGTGGATGATGTGGAGATGGAGAATTACGAGGTATGCTGGCTCTGCTTCCCcatggggtgatggggtgggTGATTTTGGGATCGCTCTGCCGGGGTGTGGGGAACCCGGAGcggtgctgtgctggggcctGAACTGAGCTGAGCTGGCTTCTGCATCTCCCTGCAGGCGCTGCTGAACCTGGCCGAGCGGCTGGGGGAGGCCAAGCCACGGGGACTCACCAAAGCAGACATCGAGCACCTCCCGTCCTACCGCTTCAACCCCGAGAGCCACCAGTCTGAGCAGACCCTGTAAGTGAGCCCAGGGTGGGGGGCATGGGGGTGCCTGGTGGGGGGACAGGATGGTGTCTGGCAGGGGACCACGGGTGTGCAGTGGGGCCGCGCTGATGGCTGCCTCCCCCAGGTGTGTCGTGTGCTTCAGCGACTTCGAGGCCCGGCAGCTTCTCCGCGTCCTGCCCTGCAACCACGAGTTCCACGCGAAGTGTGTCGACAAATGGTTAAAGGTACTGTCCTGTGCCGcctgctgcagggaggggggcagCTTCTTGGGGTGCTGCAGGCACAGGGTGCTGCCTTTTGGGTGGCCTCAGTGCCGTGCAACAGAGGACGCACTGGGAGCAGGGGCCGAGCACTGCGCTGGGTGGGATGGGGTAATCCCAGGGTGAGGCTCGCtacggggtgctgctggcccctgCGGTGAAGGGACGGGGTGCCCGGGTGCCCACTCACCCGCCCCATCTCCCTTTGCCTGCAGGCAAACCGCACGTGCCCCATCTGCCGGGCGGACGCGTCGGAGGTGCAGCGGGAGGCGGACTGAGGCTGGCGGGCACTGTGCCGCACAATTCGCTAGAGGACGAGGACGCCGGGCCAGGGGCGGGGGCCGCTGCCCGCTGCCAGGGCCTGACCCTGCGCTTaccccccctccccaaagcCTCTCCTCAGATGTGGTGAGCATTGAGCAGTCCGGGCTCCTGGCCTgcccccctcctccccgccgGGGCACGGACTCGGCCGGACGCCTGCCCGCTGCGCTCCTGGGGCCCCGAATCGTGTTGTGCTGGAGGCGGGAGGCGCGTGGCCGTGCCCTCCGTGCTCCAAAGACGCTGTTGTTGCTCCCATCACTTTCCAGGTCTTTGTACTCCACTAGGGAAATAGTGTCTTTTCCCTTTGtcgcttcttttttttttcatggtagagtttgggattttttttttcccccgtttCCTTTTCCGTCACGTTTTTGGTTTCATGGCCGTTTGACTTAGCGGCGCGCAGGCAGCTCCTCCCCTCGGCGTCGCTCGCGGAGGACgcggggaggagagaggagggagcaaCACGGGTTGATGCCGGCGGCACCCCGAGCCAGAGTGCCGGGCCAGCCCCAGGGGCAGCCGGAGGAGGCGGCCGGCGGAGCGCGGCCAAGGTGGGACACCAGCAACCCCGCGGCGTGTCCGGGGCAGAAACGGCTCTGTCCCTGCTCCCGCACGCAGCCCCACGCAGCCCCTCTCCTGCCTCAGCTGCCCTCCGGAGCCCTGGAGAGCTATGGCTGCTCGGGGTGTTTCCCTGGTGGGAGGATGACGCTGGTGCGGCCCCGGCCCCTCTCCCCGTTCGCTCCCCCGTGCTCAGCTCAGCCGGCACAGCTCGCGGGGCTGGAAGGCAGCCAGGCCCGAGGGGGACCCCAGGCCCGAGGGGGACCCCAGCCCCGTGGCCGTGCAGTGGCCCTGATGTGCCGCCCCAGCTCCCACTGTTGTTTCTGTGTCGCGCCGCCATAAACCGAAACAGCCCCGTGcccctgtcctgctggctgGGCGGCGTGGCGGGGGGGCCTCCAGCCGGGGAGCTGCGGCGGGTGCCCCCGGTCCCCGCACTGGGAGGTTTATCTCTAACCTCGTGGTGTGTTTTCTGTGCCGCAGCCGTGCGGGGcgagctgtgagcagccccccgGCCGCCGTGCAGCCCCTGCACACCGAGGGCCGGGGGAGCAGCTGCCGCCGCCCGACTCCGACAGTCCCGCGTGGCTGAAGTTGTTTTGCATGATTAATTACTGAGGAGGGTGACGGGGGGCGGTGGGGGGGCAGGACAGCCCTCCCCGCGCGGCGCGTTGCTGACGCCTGGCAGCCTCCGAGCGGACGGTGCCAGCCCTATGTAAATGTTCACAAATATGCATGCATGTCTGACCAGCTTGGAACGTGGTCTTGGCTACGTGTAGCCGGCTGTGGGGTgaggggggtggggagaggggttTTTGTGCTCAGCTGATACTGCCATGCACTGTACTGCACATGTCCGCAACGCCACAGCAGGACCGTGAGACTTTCAGGGCCGTTCCCCGCCGGGGCCTGCGCCCCTCCGGGTGGGAGGCGGCGGCCGGGGGGGGCACCCGCGGCGGCGGCGTGTGCaaggggccggggcggggggggagggctgctccccgcggggcggggggcgggcggcggggccgggccccgCGGGGCCCCGACCGCCCCGGAGCTGGGTGTGAGGGCAGGGTTGGGGTGGGCGGGACAGCGCTCCCCGCGCTGCCACGCCATAGGTCTGGGGCGCGGTGCCAATCACCGGGCTGCTGAGGGTGGACCCGCTGCCGATTGGCGGAGGGCCGCGCACTGCCTCTGCCACTCAGCGGGCCCCTCCTGGGGGGCGGGCCCCGCTCCCTGCCCAGCCAGTCAGGCGCAGGGGGGCAGCACATGCCGTGTTGCCATTGGCTGGCTCCCCCTTGCCGCCCTTTCCCGACCTGGTGCCACCGGCTCCGCCGCGGGCGCTGGCACCGCTGGGCTCGGTGCCCCTTGGGCAGGATCCCGGTCCCCTCCCCGTCCCTCGCTCAGTGACAGATAACCAAAGGAGTCCCCGTGCCGCGCGGCGGCCTCGCGCCTCCGGAGACGCCCCCTCGTCCCTTCCCGCCCTCGCGGTGCCCAGGGAGCCAGGAAAGCCTTACGGTCCTTTGACGGCGACTCGAAAGCTCACAGCTCGTGTGCTGCAGAATTTATTCCAATGAGCAGCTAAaagtatcatttaaaaaaaaattacaaaaaaaaaatactaaaaaacaattatttagGGTGTTTGTGATTGCTGACTGCGCTGTAGATACCACTGTTTACCAATGATTTCCTGTGGTGGGATAGTGGACTGTTTACTGTTCTATTATACCAGTCCCCGGGCCCTCCAGTGGGGCCCCCGCGGCCCCCGGAAGGTGCTAGGACGTGTGTTCTGTGTTAGaaagtttttatatatatatatatatatataaatatatatatataattttttttgctCTGTTACTTGCACATTTTACAGTTACCTCATTTTTCCCAtgtatgtatttgaaaaaaggctaatatatagaaaaaaaaaaaaggttcttaAAGCTCTaaaagtgtttggttttttttttccattccattGGAATCATATTGGTTTTGTAGCATTTAACATAACTAGTATGTtgtattatatatatgtgtattatACTGATTGAAATTTTTAACAGatttgtactttttttaaaatgaaagttgcTAGTTCTGCTTGACCAAGTAGTgcaatcattattttttttaatgttgtggCTGATTTTGAGAGGGATATTCACTAATAAATGTATGATGTATACCAACGCGCTGTGCCGTGGCTCTTGTCTCGTGCGGGCAGGCAGAGGCTCCAGGGGGCCTGGTGACCTCTCTGGGGGTCCCCAGGCTGTCACCAAGGTGCAGGGAGGGTCCCCACACAACGGGGGGACTTGTGGAGACCAGGGGGTgggtgcaggagctgctgggatgaTGTCTGCAGGTCAGCAGCACCATGGGCCACCCTCACTCCCACCCACATCTTCTTGAACCAAGATGGAAAGTCCTCCTGATCCACGCTTGGGACTGTGCGTGTGTTCTGTGGTGGCTCCAGAAACACCAGGGGAATCTTTCATTTCTACAGCCCAACCCTCCAGGCTGCCTGTGCCCAACCAGGGGAGGGGCAAGCCCTGAACCCCCTGGCTGGGGGGGACATCAGCACAGCCTCgctgtccccaagaacctcagcAGTCCCAGGTTGGGCACTTCAGACTGATCATACCCTGCACAGGgatgctgctccccagcccacaCTCctcagaaaggaggaaaacaaaggcTTTCTTCTCCATGCCAGGCCCTGGAGCCACCAGGAAAGGAGGTGGCTTGGTAAGCTTGTGGGCTAGAGGAATGGTGGGGACGGAAGGAGGCTCCCCACTGTGCTTTGCGCAGGCAAGCGCGGATGGTTGTGTGTCCAAAATAAGCAACTAACAGGTAGGGCAGAAACAGGCTCCTGCCACTTCCCTTTGGGCAGGAGGTGACAGCACCATGCAACAACCACGAGCAAGGCCCTGGGGGAACAACAGCTCACACCCCCCCTCCTCCAGCCTGCACCTAGCACAGCGGTTTTTCTCCCATCTCCACCTTGCTGAGGGAGGGTTGATTCAGCCCTTTAACCAAAGGAAGGGCAATTCCCCCCGCTCCCACAGTCCCTGCCCcaggcaggcagcacagcaccgACCCAGCACTGCCTCCCGCCACAGTGCACACTCTGTCTCACCCCAAATTACCAGGAGTTAATTGTACCCACAGGGCTGTGAGCAGTGACTTACTGTGGAGCCACAGCTCAGCCGGGCCACAGGCAGAAAGCATCGGCACAGACATGCTAGAGGCAGAGTTTATTACACTACGCAGGCTAAGAACCCTGGGCAAGACCCCACACGGGTAAGAATCGAACCAGCTCTTTATCAAAAAGTTAATACTATAGTCAACCCCATTCTCCTTTGGTCATTACAAAGcaagagaaatattaaaagaaaggtATTTATACACAGAGGGAAGCTGAAAAGATTCTGTCCAgcccttcccccccaccccattcAGGTCTTCTGGCTGTCAGGAGCAGAGTATCAAATCTTCACCAGTTGTCAggttgttggggttttattattattgttgtcaATAAAAGCAATAATTACCAAGAGCTGCCATTCCTGCTCCTCCCCCAGGAGGGCGGAGGGGCAACACCAGGTCCCCTCCCTCTCTGCCATCCCAGTGTAGGGGATGGCTGTGTACACGGGGGTGCAAGGACGTGCACACACTCCCTCTCGCCAGTGCACACACGCAGCACAGCTGGCACAGGCAATGTGGTCTCTGATCCCTCGTTTGTATgcagtctttttaaaaaaaatattgtattataataataatatgaacttctctttccattttgtaTCTTCTGGAAAAGTGTCAATCGTCCGTGAGGTCCTGCACAAAGAGGACTTCCGTGTGGCTGAGTCCGGCCTCCTGCAGCGTGGGGGGGTTGGGCCACTCCTCTGTAGGGAGGCAGGGCAGGACACGGCGGGGGAAGTTGGCCTCAATCTGGAACTTCTCGGGGCTTTCTTTCAAGGAGAACAAGAAGTCATGGATCACCTGGGAAAGAAGCACAGGAACAACTGCCAGCTGGGGGAGCAATGACACAGCCAGATCACACCCCCGGCATCTCACAGGGGAGAAGTTCACCAAATTCACACCATCGCTGCACTGTAGACACAGGATGTTTTCTTGGCATGCATGAAACAGGATTTGTCACCTTCATAGTCCAGACACTGTTTCTGGCTCTTCCCACACCATTACTTAATAGGCAGCAACAAGAGCCTCAGCTTTTCAGGAgaagtttttttcctctaatctCCCTCTTATAAGCTGGTGGGACCAGGTCCCAAGACACACTCTCCTTACCCAGGAACAGCGCTGCTTGCTAAGGATCTCGGCAAAGGTCACCATTTGGCAAAGTCCAATGGAGCCAAAGCTTTGCTGAGCCACCTGGAGAATCTCTTGACCCTCCTTTACACTGGGAAGTGCATCAGCTCCGCCCCACGCTCACCGTCAATGACTGTGTGAAGTGGAATCGCCGCTCCACTCTGGAATCGTTAGGCAGCTTGAAAATGATCTTAACGCTCTCTGGGTCATCGGGATGTGGTTCAGGAGGAAGGCATTCGGATTTCcgctccttctcctcctgcagcGTCTGCAAGGCAAGGAGGGAGCAGGAACAATGGGCAGGCACTGAACCGACCTTTATGCTTGTCccttgcagcacagcagcttcaGGGAGGCTTGGAGGGCACTCAAGCCCCGAACAAGACAAACAGTTCCAACCTGACAAGACAACCCTACCGCAGGCACTGCTCCCGCACAGCCTGAGCATCCAACAGGGCACAGCAGCCCCTCCAGCAGTCACGTTGCTCTCACCTGTCGCCGCCTCTCCTCTGCTAGTTTTTGCTGCTCcacttcctcctctttcttcttcttcctctcccgTTCCTCCTTCTTTTTGCGCTCCTTTTCCTGGTCTGCACGCAAGGATGCCAGATATGCTtcatcctgctgctgcctcaggaCTTGGGTTTGGTTCCTCTCTTCCCTGCAAACATAAGCACAGGGAGCGGTCAGGACTAGCAGGACCTAAAGTGAAGGCACAGGAGGCTGACAGCAGACCCGAGGGTGCAGGTACAGCCTCAAACTCACAGGAGCACACACATCAGGTAACACCTCATTTACGGTACCACAAGCACCTAAAAGGCAAGCCAGGTCTCCACAATCCCCAGGACACAAACTGTTTCCCTAGGCTGAGTGGAAATGAATCGAACACAAGAGACTCATCACCCACTGCAGCTTGACAGAGAGCACATGAAACTGAACAGTCAAGTGGGCGCTGCTCATCTCCTTCAGGTAATTCCTTATGCATTTCAGAAACCAGGGGCATCAAAACGTTTTACTGGGTGCTCCACAGAGACTGTGGGGCAGATAGAGAGAAGACCAGAAGTTGGTGTTCTACTTTGGACACAGCCTGTGAGTCCATACAGAGCTGCCAGGGACTGGAGCTTGTGCTTGAGGCACCAACAGCAACACCGTCAGAATTCAGGACAGTCAGCCCAGGCAGCAACACTCGCCTACCGATGGGCTGCAGataccagctctgcctgcagtgCCTTTGCTCCCCCTTGCTGTTGTCCAAGCTTTACCTGCAAAGCTCCAGGACACTACAGGGGTGCAACTGCGGTAAACCGTAGAGCACTCACACCCACCTTTTAGTAGCAGGCCTGTATGGGCAACCCATCCAGCTCCCTGACCATACAGCAGCCTCAATTTATGGACTGGTGATCCCGGTGAGAAGAGGAGCCCACGGGCTGTGTTACAGAGGGGGAGATGCTGACCCACCTGCCTACACAAGGTGtctggaggaaggaagggggcaGAGTAGAACCTGCCTCCATAAGGTCTGCCTTACTGCAGCTCACGTCCATTCATACCTTTCCAGGCGTTCAGACACCAGGTATGTCTGGTTAGCATCCATAATGAACATCAGTTGATTAATGAGGTCATCAGCCTGGATGAGGCCTTCTAGCCGGCCAACTACCGTCATTCTGCGATCCTTCAGCATAATCACAGCCAGGAATGGGTACGTGTTCTCTCGCAGAGCCTGGGAGACTGGGAAACAGGCACAAACATCACAACTGCCTCATGCAGAAAGGTCAGCAAGGGGGACTGCACACTTTCCATCACCAAGGGCCTAGGAAAGCAGCTTCCACAGCCACTGTCTCTTCCAAAGCAGAAAAGGTCTCAGGCTCCATAAACTCTATAAATTAACAAAGGATCAAAGTGGTTTGGAGCATAGAGACTAAGGAGGAAAGAACAAAGCTTTCAAGTAAGCAGAAAGGTTCTTGAATTCAAGCAGGAAGTAAATTGCTCTGAGTG from Columba livia isolate bColLiv1 breed racing homer chromosome 14, bColLiv1.pat.W.v2, whole genome shotgun sequence includes the following:
- the RNF44 gene encoding RING finger protein 44 isoform X1; translated protein: MRPWELAVNRRPPSAPFNQRRISGGPCSSPDHLRRSPPARRQWGRHDRPLATPLGQDEPQLHPAFPQQPHIPVDEPRVYALPSTLPRMLHPAAHPPHQNPFMVDLHDQVHQGAVPLSYTVTTVTTQGFPIHAGQHIPGCSTQQLPACSVMFSGQHYPLCCLPPPLIQACAMQQLPVSYQTFPPIISSDHYILHPPPPPVPPHQPPHMAPLGQFLPLQAQHPRMPLQRIDNDVDLRGEQHPIAGFTYPPSHHTPTLSPSVPLHYLPHDPLHQELPFGVPYPHMMPRRLNTQRYRLQQALPPPPPPPPPPPYYPSFLPYFLSMLPVSPTAVGPTISLDLDVDDVEMENYEALLNLAERLGEAKPRGLTKADIEHLPSYRFNPESHQSEQTLCVVCFSDFEARQLLRVLPCNHEFHAKCVDKWLKANRTCPICRADASEVQREAD
- the RNF44 gene encoding RING finger protein 44 isoform X2, coding for MLHPAAHPPHQNPFMVDLHDQVHQGAVPLSYTVTTVTTQGFPIHAGQHIPGCSTQQLPACSVMFSGQHYPLCCLPPPLIQACAMQQLPVSYQTFPPIISSDHYILHPPPPPVPPHQPPHMAPLGQFLPLQAQHPRMPLQRIDNDVDLRGEQHPIAGFTYPPSHHTPTLSPSVPLHYLPHDPLHQELPFGVPYPHMMPRRLNTQRYRLQQALPPPPPPPPPPPYYPSFLPYFLSMLPVSPTAVGPTISLDLDVDDVEMENYEALLNLAERLGEAKPRGLTKADIEHLPSYRFNPESHQSEQTLCVVCFSDFEARQLLRVLPCNHEFHAKCVDKWLKANRTCPICRADASEVQREAD
- the FAF2 gene encoding FAS-associated factor 2 produces the protein MAAPEERELTAEQTEKLLQFQDLTGIESMDQCRHTLEQHNWNIEAAVQDRLNEQEGVPSVFNPPPSRPLQVNTADHRIYSYVVSRPQPRGLLGWGYYFIMLPFRFTYYTLLDIFRFALRFIRPDPRSRVTDPVGDIISFIHMFEEKYGRIHPVFYQGTYSQALNDAKRELRFLLVYLHGDDHQDTDEFCRNTLCVPEVITLINTRMLFWACSTNKPEGYRVSQALRENTYPFLAVIMLKDRRMTVVGRLEGLIQADDLINQLMFIMDANQTYLVSERLEREERNQTQVLRQQQDEAYLASLRADQEKERKKKEERERKKKKEEEVEQQKLAEERRRQTLQEEKERKSECLPPEPHPDDPESVKIIFKLPNDSRVERRFHFTQSLTVIHDFLFSLKESPEKFQIEANFPRRVLPCLPTEEWPNPPTLQEAGLSHTEVLFVQDLTDD